The following proteins are encoded in a genomic region of Tigriopus californicus strain San Diego chromosome 6, Tcal_SD_v2.1, whole genome shotgun sequence:
- the LOC131882596 gene encoding uncharacterized protein LOC131882596, which translates to MPSKPSFFELNDQIWLISYSASDGMISKLMSIETVAEGPRVDLPLNNVNNQRQIAVTQVTESMVVMALEGYLTEDVVVILYSLKTESFQVIPPPPPNRPFTRMEHFTLQDGTSLIFAFPPCANWYLIFNMISLTWYQRYRPDELCQVTSTLVHGDLVYLWVNDDSTRISIFDPNKNTWDKTSELPWKSPDQLLDYKSTKMIRLVDNRWTGMHSFMQHLRYHPSILKMCFRRYHN; encoded by the exons ATGCCCAGCAAGCCATCATTTTTTGAGCTGAATGACCAAATATGGTTGATTTCCTATTCAGCAAGTG ATGGCATGATCTCCAAGCTCATGTCAATCGAGACCGTTGCCGAAGGTCCCCGTGTAGATCTCCCGCTCAACAACGTCAATAACCAACGCCAGATCGCCGTCACCCAAGTGACGGAGAGCATGGTGGTGATGGCTCTTGAAGGCTACCTCACTGAGGACGTGGTGGTAATACTCTACAGCCTCAAAACGGAGAGCTTTCAAGTGATTCCGCCTCCGCCGCCCAATCGACCATTCACACGGATGGAACACTTCACTCTACAAGATGGAACGTCTTTGATATTCGCCTTCCCCCCTTGTGCCAATTGGTATTTGATCTTCAACATGATATCACTCACTTGGTATCAACGGTATAGGCCAGATGAGCTTTGTCAGGTTACCTCAACTTTGGTCCATGGAGACTTGGTGTACCTTTGGGTGAATGATGACTCCACGAGGATCAGTATATTTGATCCCAATAAGAACACATGGGATAAGACGAGTGAGTTGCCATGGAAATCACCAGATCAACTCTTGGATTACAAGAGTACAAAAATGATTAGGCTAGTGGATAATCGGTGGACAGGTATGCACAGTTTTATGCAACACCTACGCTATCATCCAAGCATACTCAAAATGTGTTTCAGACGATATCACAATTGA
- the LOC131882464 gene encoding uncharacterized protein LOC131882464 produces the protein MATEASFLADPDVFHTFPCKEIRGGEFISIIKRGSGTLKIKEIGIYEQNGGFQLGYLPLTECLEFFQVGKVVEGEYYIDPSESGSIDRAFPVYCKDGWTQILRRGQHGNKQRPV, from the exons ATGGCCACAGAGGCCAGCTTCCTGGCCGACCCTGACGTCTTTCACACTTTCCCGTGTAAAGAGATCCGGGGGGGAGAGTTCATTTCTATAATCAAACGAGGTTCTGGGACTCTCAAGATTAAGGAGATCGGGATTTATGAACAAAACGGTGGATTTCAAC TGGGCTATTTGCCATTGACAGAGTGCCTCGAGTTCTTTCAAGTGGGCAAAGTCGTCGAGGGCGAATATTACATTGATCCCTCTGAATCCGGCAGCATTGACCGAGCTTTTCCCGTGTATTGTAAGGATGGATGGACGCAAATCTTGAGGCGGGGACAACATGGAAATAAGCAG AGACCTGTCTAA
- the LOC131882516 gene encoding uncharacterized protein LOC131882516, with product MINLRKKSLISGVYFSMAATNPGNFQRDYRRDFRQVEIYLDGKLCGSSGENGVRDYEVYVQCTKPVHGMYLTLKSKIKQVVLQLTELRVEALGIGGPTSMCVCLLQIYVLLPLPTNIGSFKQQLSDDVSTRCDDIIIIIIIIFASFLGWGGHFELLVMNILWLNIKLKWILKFSAIF from the exons ATGATTAATTTGCGAAAGAAGAGCTTAATTAGTGGGGTTTACTTCTCCATGGCTGCGACCAATCCTGGAAATTTCCAAAGG GATTACCGACGGGACTTTCGACAAGTTGAGATCTACCTGGATGGGAAGCTGTGCGGATCATCGGGTGAAAATGGAGTTCGTGATTATGAGGTCTACGTCCAATGCACCAAACCCGTCCACGGGATGTACCTCACtctcaaaagcaaaatcaagcAGGTCGTGCTTCAACTCACCGAGCTTCGCGTAGAAGCGCTTGGCATTGGAGGTCCAACCagtatgtgtgtgtgcctTCTTCAAATCTACGTTCTTCTTCCGCTTCCAACCAATATTGGGTCCTTTAAGCAACAGTTGTCTGATGACGTCAGCACACGTTGTGAcgatattattattatcatcatcattatttttgcttcttttttgggTTGGGGGGGTCACTTTGAACTTCTGGTCATGAATATTCTTTGGTTAAACATTAAATTAAAATGGATTTTAAAATTCTCCGCAATTTTCTAG
- the LOC131881971 gene encoding galactoside alpha-(1,2)-fucosyltransferase 2-like — MFSFLSLGFTFFKMRLSSNVIISLCATLTHFTGFVQGEDTCDNDSCQKVQPCREFNIKKIGPDSKSIIYGEAHGRLGNQLLGYALLAHFQDELGMEAYINAECRQYLLGIFTEDSITVPVIDSVYCDPKKIPFTPYHSHIREILTDKSYRTGKVLQFFPTHPKFPFGYRPEDHWSKEQEAMQTKYVHFLRETLKFKPSIMTKMKKTMKGVAKKLGLKPKEVTYVGIHNRRTDGLKFMKDNFQQDPLDADYFHDAMEYFREEYENVAFLLVSDDMKWSRENIENREGDLFFVSDGNGDNPESVGFDLAILRYSNHTIITRGTYSMWGSMLCNGEYYTEYGSIVPTHLQG, encoded by the exons ATGTTCAGTTTTCTTTCGTTGGGGTTTACCTTCTTTAAGATGAGGTTATCATCCAATGTCATCATTTCATTATGTGCAACACTGACTCACTTCACTGGCTTCGTGCAAGGAGAGGACACTTGTGATAACGACTCATGTCAGAAAGTTCAACCGTGCCGCGAgttcaatatcaaaaaaattggTCCCGACTCAAAGTCCATAATCTATGGTGAAGCCCATGGGCGACTGGGCAATCAATTACTGGGTTATGCCCTTTTGGCGCATTTCCAAGACGAACTGGGTATGGAAGCGTATATCAATGCCGAGTGTCGTCAGTATTTGTTGGGCATCTTCACCGAAGACTCAATCACCGTGCCCGTGATCGATAGTGTGTATTGTGATCCCAAAAAGATTCCGTTCACGCCCTACCATTCGCATATCCGGGAAATCTTGACGGACAAGTCGTATCGGACCGGGAAGGTCCTCCAATTTTTCCCTACTCATCCGAAGTTTCCCTTCGGTTATAG GCCAGAGGACCATTGGTCCAAGGAGCAAGAAGCAATGCAAACCAAGTACGTCCACTTCCTGAGGGAAACCTTGAAGTTCAAGCCGTCCATCATGACCAAGATGAAAAAGACCATGAAAGGTGTGGCCAAGAAACTGGGGCTCAAACCCAAAGAGGTGACCTACGTGGGCATCCATAATCGACGCACGGACGGCCTCAAGTTCATGAAGGATAACTTTCAGCAAGATCCTTTGGACGCAGACTATTTTCATGATGCCATGGAGTACTTCAG GGAGGAGTATGAGAATGTAGCCTTTCTGCTTGTTTCCGATGACATGAAATGGAGCCGGGAGAACATTGAGAACAGAGAAGGTGATTTGTTTTTCGTGAGTGATGGGAACGGAGACAACCCCGAGAGCGTGGGCTTTGATCTGGCTATCTTAAGATACTCGAACCACACCATCATTACCAGAGGGACCTACTCCATGTGGGGATCCATGTTGTGCAACGGAGAGTACTACACCGAATATGGGAGCATCGTGCCCACACATTTACAAGGATAA
- the LOC131881810 gene encoding uncharacterized protein LOC131881810 yields the protein MIEDPEVQDLTIEDPQKEDPQFENYRVDDREGKDPHVENITVEDIQGNELKVEESKVEGLKVKKPDNPSNSSQFPLRLWMSTSVCWSENTDLHGKSGYPYLLAVKLSSKLWRDQAGVSMVIQVIYNSKDATNETLKSYITDLINDGNVVYAIESNGSTCTMRAQMQRMFPYTIKEIDDNDIVITTDVDAFLLDPKLLDPFHDPQFKIWLLLYSETLTNGTTFSMSFVGMRKALWRELLKSSANPTELLEKFRETPLSNSTEAWYEDQRILSRVILESKICTAPANNSIWTQVGLPPSGLTEAETNECYYGYGLEYCNIFRPHMTGGCKWWHGNAKDDPSRVRQIYENSSITGISGYVKNETI from the exons ATGATCGAAGATCCTGAAGTCCAAGATCTGACAATAGAAGATCCCCAAAAAGAAGATCCCCAATTCGAAAATTACAGAGTTGACGACCGCGAAGGAAAAGACCCCCATGTTGAAAATATCACAGTCGAAGATATCCAAGGCAATGAGCTCAAAGTGGAAGAGTCCAAGGTAGAAGGTCTCAAAGTCAAAAAACCTGATAACCCATCAAATTCGTCGCAATTTCCTCTCCGGCTATGGATGTCCACCTCTGTTTGTTGGTCTGAGAACACGGACTTGCACGGGAAATCGGGTTATCCCTATCTTTTGGCCGTCAAATTGAGTTCAAAACTGTGGAGAGACCAGGCTGGAGTATCCATGGTCATTCAAGTCATTTATAACAGTAAAGATGCGACCAACGAGACATTGAAGTCTTATATTACTGATCTAAT aaaTGATGGAAATGTGGTGTACGCCATTGAGTCCAATGGAAGCACGTGTACCATGAGAGCGCAAATGCAGAGAATGTTTCCTTACACCATAAAAGAGATCGATGACAATGATATTGTCATCACAACCGATGTTGATGCATTCTTATTGGATCCCAAGCTTCTGGATCCATTCCATGACCCTCAATTCAAGATATGGCTGCTTCTGTATTCGGAGACTTTGACCAATGGAACCACCTTCAGCATGTCATTCGTTGGGATGAGGAAAGCCCTATGGAGAGAGCTTTTGAAATCTTCGGCTAATCCAACGGAACTTCTTGAGAAGTTTAGGGAAACACCTCTTTCCAACTCAACGGAAGCGTGGTATGAGGACCAAAGAATTTTGAGTCGGGTCATTTTGGAATCCAAGATCTGCACAGCACCGGCAAATAATTCTATTTGGACCCAAGTGGGACTCCCCCCTAGTGGGTTAACTGAGGCGGAAACAAATGAGTGTTATTATGGCTACGGGTTGGAATATTGCAACATTTTCCGCCCTCATATGACCGGGGGATGCAAATGGTGGCACGGCAATGCCAAGGATGACCCATCGAGGGTCCGACAAATTTATGAGAACAGCTCCATTACTGGCATAAGTGGGTacgtcaaaaatgaaacaatttga
- the LOC131881809 gene encoding uncharacterized protein LOC131881809 has protein sequence MAYSHHFVDPRHARSRRSRSAGAVFPRPATADGGVPLSLRDRTFNFRTGGGDARDFRHFKGYPHPGGIPTNCIGDNWSLTPSPSLTARKVLSILESPRIYEELYGSFHPLVYQRDTLLHASSQGLFWPRQAPHRPHMGSGSRSGVVPMQDYYYDTPYYPQAYAYEEAPSTSYPQNAYLPPSRDISGYPAHHLSNPYLNSASSAAPYSYGYGGTAGGGGRHTTYYPSRPPPRRSKSSLGFYHEPSGMSTMTGDERLWAANDPVEPSSMKYRPSFHSLPRNAGRNQQHRRRLGQQQQFWPDGTINATAAAGGVGGGLEPNVAGLGLDGNGYQYNSDPRRSTGPSYHYQQTGTHWDREYANFRSSMPENLNQTRNSYFQQNYPPSYYPNPFYHSDLEHHPYSSYLAQGTTNHHSTADPYGTMGRRYRDYSNPHHHHQQQQQHLVGNPDDPAYYGG, from the exons ATGGCCTACTCGCATCACTTCGTCGACCCTAGACACGCCCGCAGTCGCCGTAGTCGGTCAGCCGGTGCCGTTTTCCCGCGCCCAGCCACGGCTGATGGAGGAGTGCCACTCTCGCTCAGAGACAGGACTTTCAACTTCCGAACGGGGGGCGGAGACGCTAGAGATTTTCGCCATTTCAAAGGATATCCCCATCCGGGTGGGATTCCAACAAACTGTatag GAGACAATTGGTCCCTAACCCCGAGTCCTTCGCTGACCGCTCGTAAGGTGCTATCCATCCTGGAATCGCCAAGGATCTATGAGGAGTTGTATGGGTCTTTTCATCCCCTAGTCTACCAACGTGACACACTTCTACACGCCTCCTCTCAGGGACTCTTTTGGCCTCGTCAAGCGCCACATCGACCACACATGGGCAGCGGAAGCCGATCAGGTGTGGTTCCTATGCAGGACTACTACTATGACACGCCCTATTATCCACAAGCTTACGCCTATGAG gaGGCTCCTTCCACCTCTTATCCTCAGAATGCATATCTTCCTCCTTCTCGCGATATCTCTGGCTATCCCGCCCATCACTTGAGCAATCCGTACCTCAATTCCGCCTCCTCGGCAGCCCCGTATAGCTACGGTTACGGTGGAACAgctggaggaggaggaagacacACCACGTATTATCCTTCAAGGCCCCCGCCCAGGCGAAGTAAAAGTAGTCTGGGCTTTTATCACGAGCCATCGGGGATGTCAACCATGACGGGTGATGAAAG ATTGTGGGCTGCTAACGATCCAGTGGAGCCATCATCCATGAAATATCGTCCCAGCTTCCATTCGCTTCCACGGAACGCGGGGCGTAATCAACAACACCGTCGACGATTGGGACAGCAGCAACAATTCTGGCCCGATGGAACCATCAACGCAACCGCAGCCGCCGGAGGAGTAGGTGGTGGGCTGGAGCCTAATGTTGCAGGACTGGGTCTGGACGGGAACGGTTATCAGTACAACTCAGATCCCAGGCGATCCACAGGCCCCTCCTATCACTATCAACAGACTGGAACACACTGGGACCGAGAATATGCCAATTTCAGAA GTTCCATGCCTGAGAATCTGAACCAAACCCGGAACAGCTACTTTCAACAGAACTACCCGCCTTCCTACTATCCCAATCCGTTTTATCATTCCGACCTGGAGCACCATCCCTATTCATCATATCTCGCCCAAGGTACCACCAACCACCATTCCACTGCGGACCCATATGGAACCATGGGTCGACGCTATCGAGACTATAGCAAtcctcaccaccaccatcaacaacaacagcaacacctCGTGGGCAACCCAGATGACCCCGCTTATTATGGTGGCTAA